The Saccharopolyspora gloriosae genome window below encodes:
- the rfbB gene encoding dTDP-glucose 4,6-dehydratase, giving the protein MRVLITGGAGFIGSHYARQLLGGAYPEFADAEVVVLDKLTYAGNRANLSTVADDPRLRFVQGDICDAALVGELMRGVDVVVHFAAESHVDRSILGASDFVLTNVVGTDTLLQAALAAEVGKFVHVSTDEVYGSIDEGSWPEEHPLEPNSPYSAAKAGSDLLARAYFRTHGLPVCVTRCSNNYGPYQFPEKMLPLFITNLLDGKQVPLYGDGGNVRDWLHVTDHCRGIQLVAESGRPGEMYNIGGGTELTNRELTERLLTELGADASMVRPVADRKGHDRRYSVDHAKISAELGYRPTVDFDEGLAGTIRWYRENRAWWEPLKPGALVTG; this is encoded by the coding sequence ATGCGAGTTCTGATCACCGGTGGTGCCGGTTTCATCGGGTCGCACTACGCGCGGCAGCTGCTCGGCGGCGCCTACCCGGAGTTCGCCGACGCCGAGGTCGTGGTGCTGGACAAGCTCACCTACGCGGGCAACAGGGCGAACCTGAGCACCGTCGCCGACGATCCCCGGCTGCGCTTCGTGCAGGGCGACATCTGCGACGCCGCGCTGGTCGGGGAGCTGATGCGCGGCGTGGACGTGGTCGTGCACTTCGCCGCCGAGTCCCACGTGGACAGGTCGATCCTCGGCGCGTCGGACTTCGTGCTCACCAACGTCGTCGGCACCGACACCCTGCTGCAGGCCGCGCTGGCCGCGGAAGTGGGCAAGTTCGTGCACGTCTCCACCGACGAGGTCTACGGCTCCATCGACGAGGGCTCCTGGCCGGAGGAGCACCCGCTGGAGCCGAACTCGCCGTACTCGGCGGCGAAGGCGGGCTCCGACCTGCTGGCCCGCGCGTACTTCCGCACCCACGGGCTGCCGGTCTGCGTGACCCGCTGCTCCAACAACTACGGCCCGTACCAGTTCCCCGAGAAGATGCTGCCGCTGTTCATCACGAACCTGCTCGACGGCAAGCAGGTGCCGCTCTACGGCGACGGCGGCAACGTGCGGGACTGGCTGCACGTGACCGACCACTGCCGCGGCATCCAGCTCGTCGCCGAATCGGGGCGGCCGGGTGAGATGTACAACATCGGCGGCGGCACCGAGCTGACGAACCGGGAGCTGACCGAGCGGTTGCTGACCGAGCTCGGCGCGGACGCCTCGATGGTGCGGCCCGTGGCGGACCGCAAGGGCCACGACCGCCGCTACTCGGTCGACCACGCGAAGATCAGCGCGGAACTGGGCTACCGGCCGACGGTCGACTTCGACGAGGGCCTGGCCGGCACGATCCGCTGGTACCGGGAGAACCGGGCCT
- a CDS encoding LCP family protein → MDDRSRRPGGPPGQPGRPVPPRGPQGGQPAPPGRPRPGGPASAGRPSGGEPRRPAPPDRPAQPEGPAPAGRSASRRSAGDGPRNPAAPPAPPPPDDSDGPGSSRRASTIGRTVVALLSVLVLGTTGYAWGALRNLNNGLSGSDVIGSGFNSPDGATDVLLIGNDSRTDADGNPLPKDVLESLRTTDDEGGDLTDTMILMRIPNGGQRASAVSFPRDTMVQLGNGYGEQKLNSAMGRAKSDARARLESEGVTDPKQLELQSKAEGQKFLIKTIEELSGASIDHYAEVNLLGFHDITTAVGGVDVCLLDDVDDSDYSGAVFNAGPQTVAGADALAFVRQRHGLPRGDLDRVVRQQVFMSGLAGKMLSSGTLSNPTKLSGLMEALKKSVVLDQGWDVVDFAQQMSGIAGGDIDFQTIPIELVGESGAEDVEANPREVKQFVDNLLLPPEERQAKEQAAKAAEEQRSGTSVSVFNASGKTGLASEVLSTLSQEGFSQGGSSNADSMPSSLVYHAAGDEAVAQQVADSLGGLPLKESSNLSAGSVEVYLGSDYAGPGTQNFAGGKQIRLDGGRQAAPRPAQQQPGGPDQPINAGGVPCVN, encoded by the coding sequence GTGGACGACCGGTCGCGACGGCCAGGTGGCCCACCAGGGCAGCCGGGCAGGCCCGTCCCCCCGCGCGGGCCGCAGGGCGGCCAACCCGCCCCTCCGGGCAGGCCCCGGCCGGGCGGACCCGCATCCGCGGGACGGCCGAGCGGCGGCGAACCGCGCCGCCCCGCACCCCCCGATCGGCCCGCACAGCCCGAAGGCCCCGCCCCGGCGGGCCGCTCGGCATCGCGGCGCTCCGCGGGCGACGGGCCGCGCAACCCCGCGGCGCCCCCGGCACCGCCGCCGCCGGACGACTCCGACGGCCCCGGGTCATCCCGCCGCGCCAGCACCATCGGCCGCACCGTGGTGGCGCTGCTGTCGGTCCTGGTGCTCGGCACCACCGGCTACGCGTGGGGCGCGCTGCGCAACCTGAACAACGGCCTCTCCGGCAGCGACGTCATCGGCAGCGGGTTCAACTCACCCGACGGCGCCACCGACGTGCTGCTCATCGGCAACGACAGCCGCACCGACGCCGACGGCAACCCGCTGCCGAAGGACGTGCTGGAGTCGCTGCGCACCACCGATGACGAGGGCGGCGACCTCACCGACACGATGATCCTGATGCGCATCCCCAACGGGGGTCAGCGCGCCAGCGCCGTGTCCTTCCCGCGCGACACGATGGTGCAGCTCGGCAACGGCTACGGGGAGCAGAAGCTCAACTCGGCGATGGGCCGCGCGAAGAGCGACGCCCGCGCCCGCCTCGAATCCGAAGGCGTCACCGACCCCAAGCAGCTGGAGCTGCAGTCCAAGGCCGAAGGCCAGAAGTTCCTGATCAAGACCATCGAGGAGCTGTCCGGGGCGAGCATCGACCACTACGCCGAGGTCAACCTGCTCGGCTTCCACGACATCACCACGGCCGTCGGCGGCGTCGACGTGTGCCTGCTCGACGACGTGGACGACAGCGACTACTCCGGCGCGGTGTTCAACGCGGGCCCGCAGACCGTCGCGGGCGCCGACGCGCTGGCGTTCGTGCGCCAGCGCCACGGCCTGCCCCGCGGCGACCTGGACCGCGTGGTGCGCCAGCAGGTGTTCATGTCCGGTCTGGCGGGCAAGATGCTCTCCAGCGGGACCTTGAGCAACCCCACCAAGCTCAGCGGGCTGATGGAGGCGCTGAAGAAGTCCGTGGTGCTCGACCAGGGCTGGGACGTGGTCGACTTCGCCCAGCAGATGTCCGGCATCGCCGGTGGCGACATCGACTTCCAGACGATCCCCATCGAGCTCGTCGGCGAATCGGGCGCCGAGGACGTCGAGGCGAACCCCCGCGAGGTCAAGCAGTTCGTGGACAACCTGCTGCTGCCCCCGGAGGAGCGCCAGGCCAAGGAGCAGGCCGCGAAGGCCGCCGAGGAGCAGCGCAGCGGCACCAGCGTCAGCGTGTTCAACGCCTCCGGCAAGACCGGTTTGGCGAGCGAGGTGCTCAGCACCCTCAGCCAGGAGGGCTTCTCGCAGGGCGGCAGCTCCAACGCCGACTCCATGCCGAGTTCGCTGGTCTACCACGCGGCGGGCGACGAGGCCGTCGCCCAGCAGGTCGCCGACTCGCTCGGCGGGCTGCCGCTGAAGGAGAGCAGCAACCTCTCCGCCGGTTCCGTCGAGGTGTACCTGGGCAGCGATTACGCCGGTCCCGGGACGCAGAACTTCGCGGGCGGCAAGCAGATCCGGCTCGACGGC